The following proteins are encoded in a genomic region of Holophagales bacterium:
- a CDS encoding chromophore lyase CpcT/CpeT — protein sequence MKRTTPSALPTAVLLAVLFGTSATGSETPGAPEEVASLLAGTFDSETQAEANPAAFRAVRLVSVLVPRSRLGSGSPVLYLEQALSATPDKPYRQRFYRIEETADGGVVSRVFEPKEPVAVSGKWRDPADLALYGAGDVVERIGCAVRLKKTADGWEGGTEGTHCPSALSGARYATSRVKLVQGRMESWDRGYDLEDRQVWGAKEGPYVFERRSAGPPDGEKAKD from the coding sequence GTGAAGAGAACCACCCCCTCCGCGCTTCCCACCGCCGTCCTCCTCGCCGTGCTCTTCGGGACGTCGGCGACCGGCTCCGAGACGCCGGGTGCCCCCGAGGAGGTCGCTTCGCTTCTGGCGGGCACGTTCGATTCGGAGACGCAGGCCGAGGCGAACCCGGCGGCTTTTCGCGCCGTTCGCCTCGTCTCGGTGCTCGTGCCGAGGAGCCGGCTCGGGTCCGGATCGCCGGTCCTCTACCTGGAGCAGGCGCTCTCGGCGACACCGGACAAGCCGTACAGGCAGCGCTTCTACCGGATCGAGGAGACGGCCGACGGCGGCGTCGTGTCGCGGGTCTTCGAGCCGAAGGAGCCTGTCGCCGTGTCGGGGAAGTGGCGAGACCCGGCCGACCTCGCGCTCTACGGTGCGGGGGACGTCGTCGAACGGATCGGGTGCGCGGTTCGGCTGAAGAAGACCGCCGACGGGTGGGAGGGAGGCACCGAGGGGACGCACTGCCCGTCGGCGCTCTCGGGTGCCCGCTACGCCACCTCGCGGGTGAAGCTCGTCCAGGGGCGGATGGAGTCGTGGGACCGCGGGTACGACCTCGAGGACCGGCAGGTCTGGGGGGCAAAGGAAGGGCCGTACGTCTTCGAGCGGCGCTCGGCCGG
- a CDS encoding protein kinase: protein MAFPAGARLGSFEILGLLGAGGMGEVYRARDERLGREVAIKVLASGYLSDPEQLRRFAGEARTASSLNHRNIVTIFEIGQSDGQPFLAMELIAGQTLRKVASGALLPLRGALDIMVQVAEGLSAAHEASLVHRDLKPENVMVARDGAVKILDFGLAKPFGEAASGELARSLSKTSTGIVVGTASYMSPEQARGHAVDFRSDQFCFGLILYEVLAGRKAFAKASAVQTLTAIIEEEPEPLAHLNPKVPPPLLWIVDRCLSKQPEERYAATRDLARELKQLRDNLSRLTGAVQQGTSETRAVPVAATTVRTGAAAPTTRVTATTSIPAPAPESARHRTARVLAAALGALALLGGGTGFGWWLGNRGAETESAWKGDLILGNTTQVLASRLSPDGQTLAFVTPAGGVTQVAVMKPASGDWTVLTTRPDSGSVYRVAWSKDATRVYFDRVTDIPHGIFSVPAVGGPEHLVLEDAQSPEALPDGGLLVVRTSTQGEFRIHRFSPDTGLVSPLGPPVVAESVGLALRASPDGREALFWGRLATEGAKSLPRQLHLLDLATGTVRPVTGELPVAPPYAFSADGRSVVATVAVGDLFRLVSVSLDGHEVRGLLTVTSRPSSISPGPAGSTYVCLSESTQEVLRFPVTGGVPVRLGAARGALTSPALLPDGRVILPGLVAGRRRLFLRSPSGETRPLVDTSEETAPPVATLGGTRSVFLAGAPGAPPSLVLASIEEGRIQRRLPGTEGVVPQDLAASADGRTVYYPDRGSVWAIDVDGGTPPRKFTTGHGVAAFPDGKELLVQRNGINGVDLFRVPVTGGHELRIPLQGNLRLAPVPLSGRAVGPDDRIVVTVASRDSWRWSPALLDPFTGTVERIPVVFEGDVQSSGWADGEGLVGLGVSLRTELWRFQEIR from the coding sequence GTGGCATTCCCGGCAGGGGCGCGGCTCGGCTCCTTCGAGATTCTCGGTCTCCTCGGCGCAGGTGGCATGGGGGAGGTCTACCGTGCCCGCGACGAACGTCTCGGACGTGAGGTCGCCATCAAGGTCCTCGCCTCCGGCTACCTCTCGGATCCCGAGCAGCTCCGGCGCTTCGCAGGCGAGGCGCGGACCGCGTCGTCCCTGAACCACCGGAACATCGTCACGATCTTCGAGATCGGCCAGTCCGACGGCCAGCCGTTCCTCGCGATGGAGCTGATCGCCGGCCAGACGCTGCGCAAGGTCGCCTCGGGCGCGCTGCTCCCGCTGCGCGGGGCCCTCGACATCATGGTCCAGGTGGCCGAGGGCCTTTCCGCCGCACACGAGGCGAGCCTCGTTCACCGCGATCTCAAGCCGGAGAACGTCATGGTCGCCCGTGACGGCGCCGTGAAGATCCTCGACTTCGGCCTCGCCAAGCCCTTCGGGGAGGCGGCTTCGGGAGAGCTGGCCCGGAGCCTCTCGAAGACGTCCACGGGCATCGTCGTCGGCACCGCGAGCTACATGTCCCCCGAGCAGGCGCGAGGGCACGCCGTGGACTTCCGCTCCGACCAGTTCTGCTTCGGCCTCATCCTCTACGAGGTCCTGGCCGGCAGGAAAGCGTTCGCGAAGGCGAGCGCCGTCCAGACGCTCACCGCGATCATCGAGGAGGAGCCCGAGCCTCTCGCGCACCTCAACCCGAAGGTCCCGCCCCCTCTCCTGTGGATCGTCGACCGCTGTCTCTCGAAGCAGCCCGAGGAGCGCTACGCCGCGACGCGCGACCTCGCCCGCGAGCTGAAGCAGCTGCGGGACAACCTCTCCCGCCTGACCGGAGCAGTCCAGCAGGGGACCAGCGAAACCCGGGCGGTGCCGGTCGCCGCCACGACCGTCCGAACGGGCGCCGCCGCCCCCACGACGCGCGTCACCGCCACGACGTCCATCCCCGCGCCGGCTCCCGAGAGCGCCCGGCACCGGACGGCGAGAGTTCTCGCCGCGGCGCTCGGCGCGCTCGCGCTCCTCGGGGGCGGCACCGGCTTCGGCTGGTGGCTGGGAAACCGGGGAGCCGAGACGGAGTCCGCCTGGAAAGGCGACCTCATCCTCGGGAACACGACCCAGGTCCTCGCCTCCCGTCTCTCACCGGACGGACAGACGCTCGCGTTCGTCACGCCGGCGGGCGGCGTCACGCAGGTCGCCGTGATGAAGCCCGCCTCGGGGGACTGGACCGTCCTGACGACGCGCCCTGACTCCGGCTCGGTCTACCGGGTGGCCTGGTCGAAGGACGCCACGCGGGTCTACTTCGACCGCGTCACCGACATCCCGCACGGCATCTTCAGCGTGCCGGCCGTCGGGGGTCCCGAACACCTCGTCCTGGAGGACGCCCAGAGCCCCGAAGCTCTTCCCGACGGCGGCCTCCTCGTCGTGAGGACGTCGACCCAGGGGGAGTTCCGTATCCACCGGTTCTCTCCAGACACGGGTCTCGTCTCGCCGCTCGGCCCACCCGTCGTCGCCGAGTCGGTCGGCCTCGCCCTCCGGGCGAGCCCCGATGGCCGGGAGGCCCTCTTCTGGGGCCGGCTCGCCACCGAAGGAGCGAAGTCCCTGCCCCGCCAGCTTCATCTCCTCGACCTGGCGACCGGCACGGTGCGCCCGGTCACGGGGGAGCTTCCGGTGGCGCCGCCCTATGCCTTCTCGGCCGACGGCCGGTCGGTCGTGGCGACCGTCGCCGTCGGCGACCTCTTCCGCCTCGTCTCCGTCTCGCTCGACGGGCACGAGGTCCGCGGGCTCCTGACCGTCACCTCGCGCCCGTCGAGCATCTCTCCGGGTCCCGCCGGCAGCACCTACGTCTGCCTCTCCGAGAGCACCCAGGAGGTCCTCAGATTCCCGGTCACAGGGGGTGTGCCCGTGCGCCTCGGAGCGGCGAGAGGTGCTTTGACGAGCCCGGCGCTGCTCCCGGACGGCCGCGTCATCCTCCCCGGCCTCGTCGCGGGCCGCCGCCGGCTCTTTCTGAGGAGCCCGTCCGGCGAGACGCGTCCGCTCGTCGACACCTCCGAGGAGACGGCTCCGCCGGTCGCGACGCTCGGAGGCACCCGGTCCGTCTTTCTTGCCGGAGCGCCGGGCGCGCCTCCGTCGCTCGTCCTGGCATCCATCGAGGAGGGCCGCATCCAGCGCCGGCTGCCCGGCACGGAGGGAGTCGTTCCGCAGGACCTCGCGGCCTCGGCCGACGGACGGACGGTCTACTACCCCGACCGTGGCTCTGTCTGGGCGATCGACGTCGACGGCGGCACCCCGCCGAGGAAGTTCACCACGGGGCACGGCGTCGCGGCTTTCCCGGATGGCAAGGAGCTCCTCGTCCAGCGAAACGGCATCAACGGTGTGGATCTCTTCCGCGTCCCGGTCACCGGGGGCCACGAGCTCCGGATACCGCTGCAGGGGAACCTGCGCCTCGCGCCGGTGCCGCTGTCGGGCCGGGCCGTGGGTCCGGACGACCGGATCGTCGTGACCGTCGCCTCCCGCGACTCCTGGAGGTGGAGCCCGGCCCTCCTCGACCCCTTCACCGGCACCGTCGAGCGGATTCCCGTCGTCTTCGAGGGCGACGTCCAGTCCTCGGGCTGGGCTGACGGCGAAGGCCTCGTAGGCCTCGGCGTCAGTCTCCGGACCGAGCTCTGGCGATTCCAGGAGATTCGCTGA
- the zupT gene encoding zinc transporter ZupT — MPGAPRAREGCTPASNVGIAFGLTIAAGLATGLGSAIAFFAKRTNLRLLSVATGFSAGVMLWVSFVEILPKAQQALGAARGAREGAWLAVGSFFLGTLVILAIDRLIPGDENPHEVRSALEIASLGEATANPATARLRRTGSALAIAIAIHNFPEGLATFLSALEDPAVGLAIAIAVALHNIPEGVSVAVPIFYATGRRKAAFGWSLLSGLAEPLGAAVGYLLLRPYLTSSVMGVLFGAVAGIMVYISLDELLPTSRAFGKGHDSLYGLLAGMGTMALSLLLLMR; from the coding sequence ATGCCCGGTGCGCCGCGCGCGCGGGAGGGGTGTACGCCTGCAAGCAACGTCGGGATCGCGTTCGGGCTGACGATCGCAGCAGGGCTGGCGACCGGCCTCGGGAGCGCGATCGCGTTCTTCGCGAAGCGGACGAACCTGAGGCTCCTGTCGGTGGCGACCGGCTTCTCGGCCGGCGTGATGCTCTGGGTCTCCTTCGTCGAGATCCTCCCGAAGGCGCAGCAGGCGCTCGGGGCCGCGCGCGGTGCGCGCGAGGGGGCGTGGCTGGCGGTGGGCTCCTTCTTTCTCGGGACGCTCGTGATCCTGGCCATCGACCGGCTCATCCCCGGCGACGAGAACCCTCACGAGGTGCGATCCGCGCTGGAGATCGCCTCTCTCGGCGAGGCGACGGCGAACCCGGCGACCGCCAGGCTCCGGAGGACGGGATCTGCGCTCGCCATCGCGATCGCGATCCACAACTTCCCCGAGGGGCTCGCGACGTTTCTCTCCGCCCTCGAGGATCCGGCCGTCGGGCTCGCCATCGCGATCGCGGTCGCGCTCCACAACATTCCCGAGGGCGTCAGCGTCGCCGTACCGATCTTCTACGCCACGGGACGCCGGAAGGCGGCCTTCGGCTGGTCGCTCCTCTCGGGCCTCGCCGAACCGCTGGGGGCGGCCGTCGGCTACCTCCTCCTCCGGCCGTACCTGACCAGCTCGGTGATGGGAGTTCTCTTCGGCGCGGTCGCGGGGATCATGGTGTACATCTCCCTCGACGAGCTCCTCCCGACGTCGCGCGCGTTCGGGAAGGGCCACGACTCGCTCTACGGCCTCCTGGCGGGGATGGGCACGATGGCCCTGAGTCTTCTCCTGCTGATGCGCTAG
- a CDS encoding sigma-70 family RNA polymerase sigma factor — MANAAHPDAELVARCLNGDDLAWRELVERYSAKVYRIAYHRTYDRSEAEELTQDCFLKVWENLDRYEPTEASLLAWIATLSRNLSIDHYRKRRREKGFRFVSDDALVTLLPGSDDPSADAVRRERLRFLLDALAQLPDELAEVVQMRDLDGLDYREIADLLGLPDGTVKSRLNRARVELARIVRERIGAAPLTRGPLFGSLTPQPGGAA; from the coding sequence ATGGCGAACGCTGCCCATCCCGATGCCGAGCTCGTCGCCCGCTGCCTGAACGGCGACGATCTTGCCTGGCGGGAGCTCGTCGAGCGGTACTCCGCGAAGGTCTACCGGATCGCCTACCACCGCACCTACGACCGGTCCGAAGCCGAAGAGCTGACCCAGGACTGCTTCCTGAAAGTCTGGGAGAACCTCGACCGGTACGAGCCGACGGAGGCTTCGCTCCTCGCCTGGATCGCCACCCTCTCCCGCAATCTCTCCATCGACCACTACCGGAAACGCCGCCGGGAAAAGGGATTCCGCTTCGTCAGCGACGACGCCCTCGTGACCCTCCTCCCCGGGTCGGACGATCCGTCGGCCGACGCCGTCCGTCGCGAGCGGCTCCGCTTCCTCCTCGACGCCCTGGCCCAGCTCCCCGACGAGCTGGCCGAGGTCGTCCAGATGCGCGACCTCGACGGCCTCGACTACCGGGAGATCGCCGACCTCCTCGGCCTCCCCGACGGCACGGTCAAGTCCCGGCTCAACAGGGCGCGGGTCGAGCTGGCGCGCATCGTGAGAGAACGGATCGGCGCGGCACCCCTGACGCGCGGGCCGCTCTTCGGCTCCCTCACACCCCAGCCCGGAGGGGCCGCGTGA
- a CDS encoding rhomboid family intramembrane serine protease has protein sequence MTSGRDLFAPKLGLTLPLCGLHFIFFLLYVTDPKKVAALFGFWPQQALTQPWGFVTFQFLHSGPMSLFFGAFALYILGSALEAEWETREYTIFWLVATLGGSLSAWALGTPLVSDPFVVPISMLFAYAFLFPDTEFLVFFVIPVKVKWIAFFSLGVLALSFFRDLFSFGPGPAFVRILGAGAGFVYFWVRHHGRFKAGKAAREALVAVKTAGEARQDETLEKRNRELFPRVEALRAAERSGVEPPAGEGLRGELTRLVVPGVNICKPVDFKGDKDLTCLRCEGFAECSLRFLAGQPEEIVVKKREP, from the coding sequence ATGACCTCGGGCCGCGACCTCTTCGCTCCGAAGCTGGGTCTCACGCTGCCGCTCTGCGGCCTGCACTTCATCTTCTTCCTCCTCTACGTCACCGACCCGAAGAAGGTGGCGGCGCTCTTCGGCTTCTGGCCGCAGCAGGCGCTGACGCAGCCGTGGGGCTTCGTGACGTTCCAGTTCCTCCACTCGGGGCCGATGTCGCTCTTCTTCGGCGCCTTCGCGCTCTACATCCTCGGGAGCGCCCTGGAGGCGGAGTGGGAGACGCGGGAGTACACGATCTTCTGGCTCGTCGCGACGCTGGGCGGATCGCTCTCGGCGTGGGCGCTCGGGACGCCCCTGGTGAGCGACCCGTTCGTCGTGCCGATTTCCATGCTCTTCGCCTACGCCTTCCTCTTTCCGGACACGGAGTTCCTCGTCTTCTTCGTCATACCGGTCAAGGTGAAGTGGATCGCCTTCTTCAGCCTCGGCGTCCTCGCGCTGAGCTTCTTCCGCGACCTCTTCTCCTTCGGCCCGGGGCCGGCGTTCGTGAGGATCCTCGGCGCCGGCGCGGGGTTCGTCTACTTCTGGGTGCGCCATCACGGCCGGTTCAAGGCGGGCAAGGCGGCGCGCGAGGCGCTCGTCGCGGTGAAGACCGCCGGGGAGGCCCGCCAGGACGAGACGCTCGAGAAGAGGAACCGGGAGCTCTTCCCCCGCGTCGAGGCGCTCCGGGCGGCGGAACGGTCGGGTGTCGAGCCACCTGCCGGCGAAGGGCTCCGCGGCGAGCTGACGCGCCTCGTCGTGCCGGGGGTGAACATCTGCAAGCCGGTCGATTTCAAGGGGGACAAGGACCTCACCTGCCTGCGGTGCGAGGGTTTCGCCGAGTGCTCGCTGAGGTTCCTCGCGGGGCAGCCGGAGGAGATCGTCGTAAAGAAGCGCGAGCCGTGA
- the mutL gene encoding DNA mismatch repair endonuclease MutL: MARIAVLPDVLVDQIAAGEVVERPASVVKELVENALDAGATRVDVEIEGGGIARLSVADDGCGMDAEDAPLSLERHATSKVRTAEDLGRIGSLGFRGEALPSIASVSRLVLTTSPDGSGLGTEVVADRGAEPVVKPVRQTKGTRVVVEDLFGNVPARRKFLKSEDAEQRAIVKTLTALALSRPGVAFTLRSGERELLTLPAAPSALDRFAEVMGRSSLPNVLPVSFAYAGMGLSGAVSSPETTFASRTFQWLFVNGRAARDGSVAHAARLAAEEALLGERNPAWVLFVTCPPGKVDPNVHPQKSEVRFLEPSSVHSLVHRGLRAALTEGKSATSLPASVLSEPFARPASWGDAPPAATALAESLGLWDAGGGPGPLAPHSTHASWEAAPATAAVASPAGTLRLLGQYRESYLVAEGAEGLVLVDQHVAHERVRFERIRDRLEGQGLASQTLLTPVTFEAAPEEADALSRADEVLSAAGFSVSELSGRLFVVSAAPADCAAEKVVPVLRDLLARLADAAETGGSRSAESVSKMKDVLAASLACRGAITVNRRLAPEEAARLLSELAACRDPWTCPHGRPILLTLAHAEVLKRFGRSSG, encoded by the coding sequence GTGGCGCGGATCGCGGTTCTCCCGGACGTCCTGGTCGACCAGATCGCCGCGGGCGAGGTGGTCGAGCGGCCGGCGTCGGTCGTCAAGGAGCTCGTCGAGAACGCTCTCGACGCGGGGGCGACCCGCGTCGACGTGGAGATCGAGGGGGGCGGGATCGCGCGCCTCTCGGTCGCGGACGACGGCTGCGGGATGGATGCGGAGGACGCCCCGCTTTCGCTCGAGCGGCACGCGACGTCGAAGGTGCGGACGGCGGAGGACCTGGGGCGGATCGGGAGCCTCGGCTTCCGGGGCGAGGCGCTGCCGTCGATCGCGTCGGTCTCGCGCCTCGTCCTGACGACGTCTCCCGACGGGTCGGGCCTCGGCACCGAGGTCGTCGCCGACCGGGGGGCCGAGCCCGTCGTGAAGCCCGTGCGGCAGACGAAGGGGACGCGCGTCGTCGTGGAAGACCTCTTCGGGAACGTCCCGGCGCGGCGGAAGTTCCTCAAGTCCGAGGACGCCGAGCAGAGGGCGATCGTGAAGACGCTGACGGCCCTCGCGCTGTCGCGCCCCGGGGTCGCGTTCACGCTGCGGTCCGGGGAGCGGGAGCTGCTGACGCTGCCGGCGGCGCCGAGCGCCCTCGACCGCTTTGCCGAGGTGATGGGGAGATCCTCGCTTCCGAACGTCCTGCCGGTCTCGTTCGCGTATGCGGGGATGGGCCTTTCGGGTGCCGTCTCCTCGCCGGAGACGACGTTCGCGTCGCGGACGTTCCAGTGGCTCTTCGTGAACGGGCGCGCGGCGCGCGACGGATCCGTGGCGCACGCGGCGCGCCTGGCGGCCGAGGAGGCGCTCCTGGGCGAGCGAAACCCGGCGTGGGTCCTCTTCGTGACGTGCCCTCCCGGGAAGGTCGACCCGAACGTCCACCCGCAGAAGAGCGAGGTCCGGTTCCTCGAGCCGTCGTCGGTCCACTCGCTCGTCCACCGGGGGCTGCGCGCGGCGCTGACGGAAGGGAAGTCGGCCACGTCGCTGCCGGCGTCGGTCCTTTCGGAGCCGTTCGCGCGGCCCGCGAGCTGGGGCGATGCCCCGCCCGCCGCGACGGCGCTCGCCGAGTCGCTCGGGCTCTGGGACGCCGGGGGAGGGCCCGGGCCCCTCGCACCCCATTCGACGCACGCCTCGTGGGAGGCCGCGCCGGCCACCGCGGCCGTCGCCTCGCCCGCCGGGACGCTCCGGCTCCTGGGCCAGTACCGCGAGTCGTATCTCGTGGCCGAGGGAGCCGAGGGGCTCGTTCTCGTGGACCAGCACGTGGCGCACGAGAGGGTCCGCTTCGAACGGATCCGCGACAGGCTCGAGGGTCAGGGGCTCGCCTCGCAGACGCTTCTGACGCCGGTGACGTTCGAGGCCGCTCCCGAGGAGGCCGACGCCCTCTCGCGCGCGGACGAGGTCCTTTCGGCGGCCGGGTTCTCGGTGTCGGAGCTCTCGGGCCGGCTCTTCGTCGTCTCGGCCGCTCCGGCCGACTGCGCGGCGGAGAAGGTCGTTCCCGTCCTGCGCGACCTCCTCGCCCGGCTCGCGGACGCGGCCGAAACCGGAGGCTCCCGGAGCGCGGAGAGCGTGTCGAAGATGAAGGACGTCCTCGCCGCGTCGCTCGCCTGTCGCGGGGCCATCACCGTGAACCGGCGCCTCGCCCCGGAGGAGGCGGCCCGCCTCCTCTCCGAGCTCGCTGCCTGCCGGGACCCGTGGACCTGCCCCCACGGACGCCCGATCCTCCTCACCCTCGCGCACGCCGAAGTCCTCAAGCGCTTCGGAAGGAGCTCCGGATGA
- a CDS encoding aminoacyl-histidine dipeptidase, producing the protein MTHALSGLEPQLLWDHFAALAAIPRGSKNEAAATAHVVAFAARLGLPVKVDSVGNVLITKPGTKGLETKPPVLLQGHLDMVCEKNSGTVHDFTKDPIRLVVAGDEVKADGTTLGADNGIGCAAALALLESKDIPHPPLECLFTIDEETGLTGANALTSDFLSATRMLNLDTEEEGAIYVGCAGGLDTMAATPVTRVAPAAGASPYRIAVTGLRGGHSGCDIHEGRVNALKVLARAVSEAETFGFAPSTLDGGSKRNAIAREGFASGWLDTTREADLRAALAKLEADVRSESGRFDNPVHIGIERVETAPNPLAAGDAKRIVGFIHAAPHGVLGWSPDIPGLVQTSTNLAIVETKDDEVSFATSQRSSVDSAKKDAGRQMATAMMLAGLAVKQGDGYPGWKPNVSSPILGVAKNVHAEVFGHEPEVKAIHAGLECGIIGEKFPGMDTISFGPTIRNAHSPDECVSIPSVQNFWKYLTVLLPKM; encoded by the coding sequence ATGACTCACGCCCTCTCCGGCCTCGAGCCGCAGCTGCTCTGGGACCACTTCGCCGCCCTCGCCGCGATCCCCCGCGGCTCCAAGAACGAAGCGGCCGCCACGGCCCACGTCGTCGCGTTCGCCGCCCGCCTCGGGCTCCCCGTAAAGGTCGACTCCGTGGGGAACGTCCTCATCACCAAGCCCGGGACGAAGGGGCTCGAGACGAAGCCTCCCGTCCTCCTCCAGGGGCACCTCGACATGGTGTGCGAGAAGAACTCGGGCACCGTGCACGACTTCACGAAGGACCCGATCCGCCTCGTGGTGGCCGGGGACGAGGTGAAGGCCGACGGCACGACGCTCGGCGCCGACAACGGCATCGGCTGCGCCGCGGCGCTCGCGCTCCTGGAGTCGAAGGACATCCCGCACCCGCCGCTCGAGTGCCTCTTCACGATCGACGAGGAGACCGGGCTGACGGGGGCGAACGCCCTCACGTCCGACTTCCTCTCCGCCACACGGATGCTCAACCTCGACACCGAGGAAGAGGGCGCCATCTACGTCGGCTGCGCCGGCGGCCTCGACACGATGGCCGCGACGCCCGTCACCCGCGTCGCGCCGGCGGCCGGGGCCTCCCCGTACCGCATCGCCGTCACGGGCCTGCGCGGCGGCCACTCGGGCTGCGACATCCACGAGGGGCGCGTGAACGCTCTCAAGGTCCTCGCCCGCGCCGTCTCCGAGGCCGAGACGTTCGGGTTCGCCCCGTCGACGCTCGACGGCGGTAGCAAGCGCAACGCCATTGCGCGCGAGGGATTCGCCTCCGGCTGGCTCGACACGACCCGCGAGGCCGACCTGCGCGCCGCGCTCGCCAAGCTCGAGGCCGACGTCCGCTCCGAGTCGGGCCGCTTCGACAACCCCGTTCACATCGGGATCGAGCGCGTCGAAACCGCCCCGAATCCCCTGGCGGCGGGCGACGCGAAGCGGATCGTCGGGTTCATCCACGCGGCGCCGCACGGCGTCCTCGGCTGGTCGCCCGACATCCCGGGCCTCGTCCAGACCTCCACGAACCTCGCGATCGTCGAGACGAAGGACGACGAGGTCTCGTTCGCCACGAGCCAGCGCAGCTCCGTGGACTCCGCCAAGAAGGACGCCGGGCGCCAGATGGCGACGGCGATGATGCTCGCCGGCCTCGCCGTGAAGCAGGGCGACGGCTACCCGGGCTGGAAGCCGAACGTCTCCTCGCCGATCCTCGGCGTCGCCAAGAACGTCCACGCCGAGGTCTTCGGCCACGAGCCCGAGGTGAAGGCGATCCACGCCGGCCTCGAGTGCGGGATCATCGGAGAGAAGTTCCCCGGCATGGACACCATCTCCTTCGGCCCGACGATCCGGAATGCCCACTCGCCCGACGAGTGCGTCAGCATCCCGTCGGTCCAGAATTTCTGGAAGTACCTCACCGTCCTCCTTCCGAAGATGTAG